One region of Pseudomonas alvandae genomic DNA includes:
- the suhB gene encoding type III secretion system regulator SuhB has translation MQPMLNIALRAARSASELIFRSIERLDTIKVDEKDAKDYVSEVDRAAEQKIVDALRKAYPNHSILGEETGMHAGTGIEGEEYLWIIDPLDGTTNFLRGIPHFAVSIACKYRGRLEHAVVLDPVRQEEFTASRGRGAQLNGRRLRVSGRTSLDGALLGTGFPFRDDQMDNLDNYLGMFRALVGQTAGIRRAGAASLDLAYVAAGRFDAFWESGLSEWDMAAGALLIQEAGGLVSDFTGGHDFLEKGHIVAGNTKCFKAVLTAIQPHLPASLKR, from the coding sequence ATGCAGCCCATGCTGAATATCGCGCTGCGCGCCGCCCGCAGCGCCAGTGAACTGATCTTCCGCTCCATCGAGCGCCTGGATACCATCAAGGTCGATGAAAAAGACGCCAAGGACTACGTGTCCGAGGTGGATCGCGCCGCCGAACAGAAAATCGTCGACGCCCTGCGCAAGGCTTACCCGAACCACTCCATCCTCGGTGAAGAGACCGGCATGCATGCCGGGACCGGCATCGAAGGCGAAGAGTACCTGTGGATCATCGATCCGTTGGACGGCACCACCAACTTCCTGCGCGGCATTCCACACTTCGCTGTCAGCATCGCCTGCAAATACCGTGGTCGCCTGGAACACGCCGTCGTACTGGACCCGGTTCGCCAGGAAGAATTCACCGCCAGCCGAGGCCGTGGCGCCCAACTGAACGGTCGTCGCCTGCGCGTCAGCGGCCGCACCAGCCTCGACGGCGCCTTGCTGGGTACCGGCTTCCCGTTCCGTGACGACCAGATGGATAACCTGGACAACTACCTGGGCATGTTCCGCGCCCTGGTCGGCCAGACCGCTGGCATCCGCCGCGCCGGTGCTGCAAGCCTGGACCTGGCTTATGTTGCAGCAGGCCGTTTCGATGCGTTCTGGGAGTCGGGCCTGTCCGAGTGGGACATGGCTGCGGGCGCCCTGCTGATCCAGGAAGCTGGCGGCTTGGTGAGCGACTTCACCGGCGGCCACGACTTCCTTGAAAAAGGCCACATCGTTGCCGGCAACACCAAATGCTTCAAGGCTGTGCTGACGGCCATCCAGCCGCATTTGCCGGCTTCGCTGAAGCGTTAA
- a CDS encoding glycine zipper 2TM domain-containing protein codes for MNKSMLVGAVLGAVGVTAGGAVATYSLVKSGPEYAQVLAVEPVKTQIKTPREVCKDVTVTRQKPVQDQHQIAGTVLGAVAGGLLGNQIGGGTGKKIATVAGAAGGGYAGNKIQEGMQERDTYTTTQTRCNTVNDISDKVVGYDVRYMLDGKEGKVRMDRDPGNQIPVSKEGQLILGQNEPAQ; via the coding sequence GTGAACAAATCGATGCTGGTTGGTGCGGTATTGGGTGCTGTCGGTGTAACAGCCGGTGGTGCGGTCGCCACCTACAGCTTGGTAAAAAGTGGCCCTGAGTATGCGCAAGTATTGGCCGTGGAACCGGTCAAGACCCAGATCAAGACTCCGCGTGAAGTGTGCAAGGACGTCACCGTGACTCGGCAGAAGCCAGTCCAGGACCAGCACCAGATCGCCGGCACTGTGCTCGGCGCTGTGGCCGGTGGCCTGTTGGGCAACCAGATCGGCGGCGGCACCGGCAAGAAAATCGCCACCGTGGCCGGTGCGGCTGGCGGCGGTTATGCCGGTAACAAGATTCAGGAAGGCATGCAGGAACGCGACACGTACACCACCACCCAAACTCGCTGCAACACGGTCAATGACATCAGCGACAAGGTTGTAGGCTACGACGTTCGCTACATGCTCGACGGCAAGGAAGGCAAAGTCCGTATGGACCGCGACCCGGGCAACCAGATCCCGGTGAGCAAGGAAGGCCAACTGATCCTGGGTCAGAACGAACCGGCCCAGTGA
- the secF gene encoding protein translocase subunit SecF, which yields MLRTINFMGVRNIAFGVTLFLTALALFSWATKGLNYGLDFTGGTLIELTYERPADVSKVREQLATSGYSDAVVQSFGATTDLLVRMPGEDPQLGHQVAEALQKAGGDNPAQVKRVEFVGPQVGEELRDQGGLGMLLALGGVMLYLAFRFQWKFAVGAIVSLIHDVIVTVGILSFFQITFDLTVLAAVLAIIGYSLNDTIVVFDRVRENFRVLRKASLIENINISTTQTLLRTMATSISTLLAIAALLFFGGDNLFGFSIALFIGVMAGTYSSIYIANVVLIWLNLSTEDLIPPAATETEVDDRP from the coding sequence ATGTTACGTACAATCAACTTCATGGGCGTTCGCAACATTGCGTTCGGCGTCACATTGTTCCTCACGGCCCTGGCGTTGTTCAGCTGGGCCACCAAGGGCCTGAACTACGGCCTGGACTTCACCGGCGGTACGCTCATCGAGCTGACCTACGAGCGTCCGGCCGACGTCAGCAAGGTGCGTGAGCAACTGGCGACCTCGGGCTACAGCGATGCCGTCGTGCAGAGCTTTGGCGCCACCACCGATTTGCTGGTGCGCATGCCAGGCGAAGACCCGCAACTGGGCCATCAGGTAGCCGAAGCCTTGCAGAAGGCCGGCGGCGACAACCCGGCCCAGGTCAAGCGTGTCGAGTTCGTCGGCCCGCAGGTGGGTGAAGAGCTGCGCGACCAGGGCGGCCTCGGCATGCTGTTGGCGCTGGGCGGCGTGATGCTCTACCTGGCCTTCCGCTTCCAGTGGAAGTTCGCGGTGGGGGCCATTGTCTCGCTGATCCACGACGTGATCGTGACCGTGGGCATCCTGTCGTTCTTCCAGATCACCTTCGACTTGACGGTGTTGGCGGCGGTGCTGGCGATCATCGGTTACTCGCTCAACGACACCATCGTGGTGTTCGACCGGGTGCGTGAGAACTTCCGTGTGTTGCGCAAGGCGTCCTTGATCGAGAACATCAACATCTCGACCACCCAGACCCTGTTGCGGACCATGGCGACGTCGATCTCCACCTTGCTGGCGATTGCCGCGCTGTTGTTCTTTGGCGGCGACAACCTGTTCGGTTTCTCCATCGCGCTGTTCATTGGTGTGATGGCGGGTACTTACTCGTCGATCTACATCGCCAACGTGGTGTTGATCTGGCTGAACTTGAGCACCGAGGACCTGATTCCTCCAGCCGCTACGGAGACCGAGGTGGACGACCGCCCGTAA
- the secD gene encoding protein translocase subunit SecD, with product MLNKYPLWKYLLILAVLAVGVIYSAPNLYPDDPAIQVSGASTALQVTQADLDRASAALKASNIDVKAASIAENGKGGLLRLVKSEDQLPAKDVVRKALGDDYVVALNLAQTTPQWLRNLGAHPMKLGLDLSGGVHFLLEVDMEKALDARLKVYEGDVKSLLRKERVRYRSLPQFEGAIQLGFSDEDAREQARALVRKNFNDFDIVPADLNGQPVLRLAMTPAKLAEIREYSIKQNLTTVRNRVNELGVAEPIVQRQGANRIVVELPGVQDTAEAKRILGKTANLEFRLAAEPGASKATSESFEFREGGRPAAQIERGLIITGDQVTDAQAGFDEQGRPQVNIRLDGHGGELMSRATRSNVGRSMAVIFIEQKPTTTYTKQVVNGVEKDVPVQTFKEEKKIISLATIQSPLGSQFRITGLNGQGESSELALLLRAGGLAAPMYFAEERTIGPSLGADNITKGVDASLWGMLFVSLFIIAIYRFFGLIATVALAVNMVLLLALMSLLGATLTLPGIAGIVLTMGMAVDANVLIFSRIREEIAAGMSVQRAINEGFGRAFTAIIDSNLTTLLVGGILFAMGTGPVKGFAVTMSLGIFTSMFTAIMVTRAMVNLIYGGRDVKKLWI from the coding sequence ATGCTGAACAAATACCCTCTGTGGAAATACCTACTGATCCTGGCGGTGCTGGCGGTCGGTGTGATTTATTCCGCTCCCAATCTTTACCCGGATGACCCGGCCATTCAGGTCAGTGGCGCAAGCACTGCGCTGCAGGTCACCCAGGCCGATCTGGACCGTGCGAGCGCTGCGCTCAAGGCGTCCAATATCGACGTGAAGGCTGCGTCCATCGCCGAAAATGGTAAGGGCGGCCTGTTGCGCCTGGTCAAGTCTGAAGACCAGCTGCCAGCCAAGGACGTGGTGCGCAAGGCGTTGGGCGACGATTACGTTGTGGCCCTGAACCTGGCCCAGACCACCCCGCAATGGCTGCGCAATCTTGGCGCCCACCCAATGAAGTTGGGCCTGGACTTGTCCGGTGGCGTGCACTTCCTGCTGGAAGTGGACATGGAAAAAGCCCTCGACGCACGCCTGAAAGTCTACGAAGGCGACGTCAAGAGCCTGCTGCGCAAAGAGCGCGTGCGTTATCGCAGCCTGCCGCAGTTCGAAGGTGCCATTCAACTGGGCTTCAGCGATGAAGACGCCCGCGAACAGGCTCGTGCGCTGGTCCGCAAGAATTTCAACGATTTCGACATTGTTCCGGCCGACCTCAATGGCCAACCGGTGCTGCGTCTGGCGATGACCCCGGCCAAGCTGGCGGAAATCCGCGAATACTCCATCAAGCAGAACTTGACCACGGTACGTAACCGCGTCAACGAGCTGGGTGTGGCCGAGCCGATCGTGCAGCGCCAGGGCGCCAACCGCATCGTGGTTGAGCTGCCAGGTGTGCAGGACACGGCCGAAGCCAAGCGTATCCTCGGCAAGACCGCCAACCTGGAATTCCGCCTGGCCGCTGAGCCGGGTGCTTCCAAGGCCACTTCCGAGAGCTTCGAGTTCCGTGAAGGCGGTCGTCCGGCGGCGCAGATAGAGCGTGGCCTGATCATCACCGGTGACCAGGTGACCGACGCCCAGGCGGGCTTCGACGAGCAGGGTCGTCCGCAGGTGAACATTCGCCTGGACGGTCACGGCGGTGAACTGATGAGCCGCGCCACGCGCAGCAACGTCGGTCGCAGCATGGCGGTGATCTTCATCGAGCAGAAGCCGACCACTACCTACACCAAGCAAGTGGTCAACGGTGTCGAGAAAGACGTACCGGTGCAGACCTTCAAGGAAGAGAAGAAGATCATCAGCCTGGCGACCATCCAGTCGCCACTGGGCAGCCAGTTCCGCATCACCGGCCTGAACGGCCAGGGCGAATCCTCGGAACTGGCCTTGTTGCTGCGTGCCGGTGGCCTGGCCGCGCCGATGTACTTCGCTGAAGAGCGCACCATCGGCCCGAGCCTGGGTGCCGACAACATCACCAAGGGTGTCGATGCATCCCTGTGGGGCATGTTGTTCGTGTCGCTGTTCATCATCGCCATCTACCGCTTCTTCGGCTTGATCGCCACGGTTGCGCTGGCGGTGAACATGGTGCTGCTGCTGGCCTTGATGTCGTTGCTGGGCGCGACGCTGACCCTGCCGGGTATCGCCGGTATCGTCTTGACCATGGGTATGGCGGTGGACGCCAACGTGCTGATCTTCTCGCGGATACGTGAAGAAATCGCCGCGGGCATGTCGGTCCAGCGGGCAATCAACGAAGGCTTCGGCCGCGCATTCACTGCGATTATCGACTCCAACCTGACCACGTTGCTGGTCGGCGGGATTCTCTTTGCCATGGGCACCGGCCCGGTCAAGGGTTTCGCAGTGACCATGTCCCTCGGGATCTTTACCTCGATGTTCACAGCCATCATGGTGACCCGTGCAATGGTCAACCTGATTTATGGTGGTCGTGACGTCAAGAAGTTGTGGATTTAA
- the yajC gene encoding preprotein translocase subunit YajC translates to MSFFISNAMADAAAPAAAPMGGGFEWIFLVGFLVIFYLMIWRPQAKRAKEQKNLLSSLQKGDEVVTTGGIAGKITKVADDFVVLEVSDTVEMKFQKGAIAATLPKGTLKAI, encoded by the coding sequence ATGAGCTTTTTTATCTCTAACGCCATGGCCGATGCCGCTGCACCTGCAGCTGCGCCAATGGGTGGCGGTTTCGAGTGGATTTTCCTGGTCGGCTTCCTGGTCATCTTCTACCTGATGATCTGGCGTCCACAGGCCAAGCGCGCCAAAGAGCAGAAGAACCTGCTCAGCAGCTTGCAGAAAGGTGATGAAGTGGTCACCACCGGCGGCATCGCTGGCAAGATCACTAAAGTGGCTGATGACTTCGTGGTACTGGAAGTGTCCGACACTGTTGAAATGAAGTTCCAGAAGGGCGCCATCGCGGCCACGCTGCCAAAAGGCACGCTGAAAGCGATCTAA
- the tgt gene encoding tRNA guanosine(34) transglycosylase Tgt translates to MSFELLATDGKARRGRLTFPRGTVETPAFMPVGTYGTVKGMLPRDIEAIGAEIILGNTFHLWLRPGMEVIKAHGDLHDFMQWKGPILTDSGGFQVFSLGAMRKIKEEGVTFASPVDGSKVFMGPEESMQVQRDLGSDIVMIFDECTPYPADEDVARVSMELSLRWAQRSKNAHGENTAALFGIVQGGMHRDLRMRSLEGLDKIGFDGLAIGGLSVGEPKHEMIKVLDYLPGEMPADKPRYLMGVGKPEDLVEGVRRGVDMFDCVMPTRNARNGHLFIDTGVLKIRNAFHRHDDSPLDPTCDCYTCQNFSRAYLHHLDKCGEMLGSMLNTIHNLRHYQVLMAGLREAIQQGTLAAFVEAFYAKRGLPVPPLD, encoded by the coding sequence ATGTCCTTCGAGTTGCTTGCCACCGATGGCAAGGCTCGTCGCGGACGCCTGACCTTCCCCCGCGGAACCGTGGAAACCCCTGCGTTCATGCCGGTGGGCACCTACGGCACGGTCAAGGGCATGTTGCCGCGTGACATCGAGGCGATTGGCGCGGAGATCATCCTCGGCAACACCTTCCACCTGTGGCTGCGCCCGGGCATGGAGGTGATCAAGGCCCACGGCGACCTGCACGATTTCATGCAGTGGAAAGGTCCGATCCTGACCGACTCCGGCGGCTTCCAGGTGTTCAGCCTCGGTGCGATGCGCAAGATCAAGGAGGAGGGCGTGACCTTCGCTTCTCCGGTGGACGGTTCCAAAGTGTTCATGGGCCCGGAAGAGTCGATGCAGGTGCAGCGCGACCTGGGTTCGGACATCGTGATGATCTTCGACGAGTGCACGCCGTACCCGGCCGATGAAGACGTGGCGCGGGTATCCATGGAGCTGTCGTTGCGCTGGGCCCAGCGTTCGAAGAATGCCCATGGCGAAAACACGGCGGCGCTGTTCGGCATTGTCCAGGGCGGCATGCACCGCGACCTGCGCATGCGCTCGCTGGAAGGCCTGGACAAGATTGGTTTTGACGGCCTGGCGATTGGCGGCCTGTCGGTGGGCGAACCGAAGCACGAGATGATCAAGGTGCTCGATTACCTGCCGGGCGAAATGCCCGCTGACAAACCTCGTTACCTTATGGGCGTTGGCAAACCGGAAGATCTGGTTGAGGGTGTGCGCCGAGGGGTGGACATGTTCGATTGCGTGATGCCAACCCGTAATGCCCGCAATGGGCATCTGTTCATCGACACCGGTGTGCTGAAGATCCGTAACGCGTTTCATCGCCATGATGATTCGCCGCTCGATCCGACGTGCGATTGCTACACCTGCCAGAACTTCTCCCGTGCTTATCTGCATCATTTGGACAAGTGCGGCGAAATGCTCGGCAGCATGCTCAATACCATCCACAATTTGCGCCATTATCAGGTGCTTATGGCTGGTTTGCGCGAGGCTATCCAACAGGGTACATTGGCCGCCTTTGTCGAGGCCTTCTATGCCAAGCGCGGGTTGCCTGTTCCGCCTTTGGACTGA
- the queA gene encoding tRNA preQ1(34) S-adenosylmethionine ribosyltransferase-isomerase QueA — protein MRVADFTFELPDSLIARHPLAERRASRLLTLDGVSGAMAHRQFTDLLEHLRPGDLMVFNNTRVIPARLFGQKASGGKLEILVERVLDSHRVLAHVRSSKSPKPGSSILIDGGGEARMVARHDALFELEFAEEVLPLLDRVGHMPLPPYIDRPDEGSDRERYQTVYAERLGAVAAPTAGLHFDQPLLEAIAAKGVETAFVTLHVGAGTFQPVRVERIEDHHMHNEWLEVSQEVVDAVAACRARGGRVVAVGTTSVRSLESAARDGVLKPFSGDTDIFIYPGRPFHVVDALVTNFHLPESTLLMLVSAFAGYPEAMAAYKAAVEHGYRFFSYGDAMFITRNPAPRGPEETV, from the coding sequence ATGCGTGTTGCTGACTTTACTTTCGAACTCCCGGATTCGCTGATCGCTCGCCACCCGCTGGCCGAGCGGCGCGCCAGTCGACTGTTGACCCTGGACGGGGTCAGCGGTGCCATGGCTCACCGTCAATTCACTGATTTGCTCGAGCATTTGCGCCCGGGCGATTTGATGGTGTTCAACAATACCCGCGTCATTCCCGCGCGTTTGTTTGGCCAGAAGGCCTCCGGCGGCAAGCTGGAGATTCTGGTGGAGCGGGTGCTGGACAGTCATCGGGTGCTGGCCCATGTGCGGTCGAGCAAGTCGCCCAAGCCCGGTTCGTCGATCCTGATCGACGGCGGCGGTGAGGCGCGGATGGTGGCGCGGCATGATGCGTTGTTCGAGCTGGAGTTCGCCGAAGAGGTGTTGCCGCTGCTCGACCGTGTCGGGCACATGCCGTTGCCTCCTTATATAGACCGCCCGGACGAAGGTTCGGACCGGGAGCGTTATCAGACCGTCTACGCCGAGCGCCTGGGGGCGGTGGCGGCGCCGACGGCGGGACTGCATTTTGATCAGCCGTTGCTGGAGGCGATTGCCGCCAAGGGCGTGGAGACGGCGTTCGTGACGCTGCACGTCGGCGCCGGCACGTTCCAGCCGGTGCGCGTCGAGCGGATCGAAGATCACCACATGCACAACGAATGGCTCGAAGTGAGCCAGGAAGTGGTCGATGCCGTGGCGGCCTGCCGCGCCCGCGGTGGGCGGGTGGTGGCGGTGGGGACCACCAGCGTGCGTTCCCTGGAAAGCGCCGCGCGCGATGGCGTGCTCAAGCCGTTCAGTGGCGACACCGACATCTTTATCTACCCGGGCCGGCCGTTTCATGTGGTCGATGCCCTGGTCACCAACTTTCATTTGCCCGAGTCCACGCTGTTGATGCTGGTTTCGGCGTTCGCCGGTTATCCCGAAGCCATGGCCGCCTACAAGGCCGCCGTCGAGCATGGGTACCGCTTTTTCAGCTACGGTGATGCGATGTTCATCACCCGTAACCCCGCGCCACGCGGGCCCGAGGAAACCGTATGA